In Rhizobium sp. BT03, the sequence GCAGTAAAGGATTTCGGCGGCGATCCTGGAGAAGGAGGCGAAGAAGTGATTGGTGGATTTGATCACCAGGATCTTCTGCTTGGCGGGATCGATGCCCATCACCGAAAACAGGCTCGGATCGAAGCTTTGGGCGCGCGTCGAATTGAGGATGATGTCGATGCCGTCGAGCACGATATGGGCGGCATCGCCGAACGGCGCCAGGCTCTCGCCGAACTGCATCTCGGCATTTTTCACCAGCCTGACGATCTTGACCGTGCCGTCGATCGGATTGCCGGTGCCGGGCGCCGATTTGGCGCCGAAGCGCAGCGGAATTTCCGCCCCCTCGCCTGCCGCAAAACAGATCTGCACCGCCATCGGATCCCAGATGGTGCCGATGGCCGCGCTGCTGACGCCGCGGGCCATCAGCTCGGCGAGGATGACGGTCGCGTCGCCCGCCGTGCCGCCGCCCGGATTGTCCCAGACATCGGCGATGACGACGGGCCATGCGGTGGCGGCCACTGCACGCGAGACGGCTTCCCTCTCGTCGATCTGCGGCACCATGAAGGTGCCGCGCTTGGAGAAGAGTTCGAGGCCGAGGTCGCGCGCCAAGGCTGCGCCCTTTTCCGGCTTGTTGTCGGTGACGACGAGCAGCTTCGTTCCCATTTCGGGAACGTCGCCGACCATGAAGCCGTGGATCACCGAGATCGACAGGATATCGGGATCATCCTTTTCGATCCGCATGATCTTGTCGACGAAGGAGCGCATCGGCTCGCGCGAGGTCGGAAAGACGTCGATCATCCGGCAGTCGAACACGGAGATCGCGGGCTTGACCCGGCCTTCCAGCGTGTCGACGGCGATGCGCCAGAGATCCTCGGCGCGGTCGACGAAATCGGTATGCGGAAACTCCTTGAAATAGACGGCGAAATCGAGGGCGGCGACGCGTTTGGCCGTCAGGTGGCTGTGCGGATCGAGTTCGGCGCAGATGAGGACGTCAGGCCCGACGATCTCGCGCATGCGCTGGAGAAGATCGCCTTCGGTATCCTCGTATCCGGCTGCCACCATGGCGCCATGCAGGCCCATGACGACGGCGTCGACAGGCATGGCCGCTCTCAACTGGCCAAGGATTTCGTCGCGCAGTTCCTCATAGGTCGCCCGGTTGACGAGGCCGGCGGGGTCGGCCCAGGTGGCGGTGCCTTCGATCAGCTGCCAACCCTTTTCCCGGGCGACGCGGCGGCCGACGGTGATCGGCGCGGTGCAGAGCGTCGGTGTCTCCGGGTGCTGGCCGGGGGGCGCATAAAGCGAGGCTTCGAATGCGCGGCGATCCACGCAGATCGGGGAGAAAGTATTGGTCTCGGTCGCCAATGCCGCCGTGAAAATGCGCAAGAAAGTCGCCTTCGTGTTGTCTTCCCGCTTTAGCCCATCGGGTTCGGCAGGTAGCCCGTGAAACCTGAGATCTTCCAGCGCCCCTGGTGCAGCCTGCAATAATAGAGCGTCTGCCATTGCAGCACGTCGCGGGTGCCGTCAGCCCTGGTAATGCCGCCGTCGAATTTCTTGCGCACCAGCGCCGTCTCGCCTTCGATCTCGATATCCTCGAGCGTCGTCGTGGTGAAGATCGCCGTGCGGGGATCTTCCGCGAAGCTCTGCTCGGCGAAATCCTTCGCCTGCCTCAGCCATTCCTGGCGATAGGCCGACAGCGTCGGAAAGGCCAGGCGCCACCGGTCGGGGCTCACCTGCTTCTGGGCATCGATGCCGATGAAGCCCTCTTCGACGAAATCATGCTCGACCTTCGACCAGTCGGCGGCGAGAAAAGCATCGATATCGCGCGGAACGAGCATTTCCCAGATCGCCTGCCGGGCGTTGTCGGTGGGGAAAGGATTCTGGAAAGGGTCGCGCATATCAGCCCCGGATTGAAATTCTTTTCATAATCCATGTTTTTCACTGGTCAAATTCTGCTTTCTATGGTCATTTGTCAACTTATCAAGAAAATAATTTGCAAGGACTTCAGCATGCCCATCAAGCGCTATGGCACTGTTCAAACGGGGGCCGGCGGCAAGGCGCTGCCTTTCGCGCGTGCGGTCGAGGCCGACGGATGGCTCTATGTTTCCGGCCAGGTTGCAATGGAAGATGGCGAGATCATCGACGGCAACATCATCGCCCAGACCCACAAGACGATCGCCAATGTCCTGGCGATACTCGACGAGGCCGGATACGGCGTCGAGGATGTCGTGCGCGTCGGCGTCTGGCTCGACGATCCACGCGACTTCTGGACCTTCAACAAGATCTATCAGGAGTATTTCGGCGAGCATCCGCCGGCGCGCGCCTGTGTGCAATCGTCGATGATGGTCGATTGCAAGGTTGAGATCGACTGCGTGGCCTATAAAAAGAAGGATGCATAAGGAATAAGGGCGGGAGCGGCTTTGGATATCTTTTCGACATTGCAGGAAGACAAGGGCCGGCTCTCTCCCTCCGAAAGCCGCATCGCCGAGATCATCGTCAACGATTTCGAGTTCGCGGTGAACGCCTCGATCATCGAGCTTGCCGAACGGGCCGAAGTCTCGCCGCCGACCGTCACCCGCTTTTGCCGGCGGCTCGGCTGCGAGAGCTTTTCCGATTTCAAGGTGCAGCTCGCCCGCACCGCCCATATCGGCGTGCGCTATCTCAAGCCGGAATCGAAAAGCACCGATCCGGCCGATGTCGCCCAGGATATCATCACCAAGGCGCAGAACGCGCTGTTTCTGCTTCATCGCTCGCTCGATCTGGCGGCGATCGAAGCCGCCGTTTCTCATATCGCCAAGGCCGATATGATCTATGCCTTCGGCTCGGGCGGCAATTCGTCGATGATCGCCGACGAGCTGCAGAACCGCCTCTTCCGCCTCGGGCTTCGCATCACCGCAAGTTCCGATCACAGCATGCAGCTGATGATGGCGGCCGCGGCAAGGCCGGGCGACGTGCTGATCGGCTCGTCGTTTTCGGGGCGCAATCTGGAGCTGGTGCGGGCCTTCGAGCTTGCCCGCGGCGCCAAGGTGAAGACGATCGCGCTGACCCAGACGGAAAGCCCGGTCGCCAAGGCGGCCGAAATCGTCGTGCCGATCGACTTGCCCGAGGGCAACAATATCTACCGCCCGACCTCGACACGCATCGCCTATATCGCGACGGTCGATATTCTGTCGAGCCTGGTCGCCTATGCGGTTCAGCCGAAGGCGACGACCACGCTGCGGCGCATCAAGCAGCAGCTCGTCATTCACCGCGACGGCGACGACCGGCAATTGCTTGGAGATTGAGGCTGATGAACGGGAGCGACGGAAAATGACCCAGTCGATAGCGATCGTGACCGGCGCGGCCGGCGATATCGGCGCGGCGATTGCCGCCCGCCTCGCCGATGACCATGATGTCGTGCTGCTCGCCGATATCGATGCCGCGGCGGCGGCGGCCGTCGCTTCGAAGCTCGGCCCGGCCGATCGCTTCGTCGCTGCCGGCTGTGATGTGACCAGCGAGGCGAGCATAGCGGAATTGGTCAGCCGCGCCGCCGAGGCCGGCGTGGTGCGAACCCTGGTCAACAATGCCGGTGCGGCGCGGGCCACCAGCCTGCACGAGACGACGCCGGAGATCTGGCGGGCGGACAATGCGCTCAATCTCGAAGCCGCCTTCCTGTGTTTCCGCGCCTTCGAACCGATGCTGAAGGCGTCGAAGGGCTCCGTCGTCAACATCGCCTCGGTCAACGGCATGAATGTCTTCGGGCACCCGGCCTATAGCGCCGCCAAGGCCGGCCTGCTGCATTTCACCCGGCTGGTCGCCGTCGAATACGGCAAGTTCGGCATCCGCTCCAACGCCGTCGCGCCCGGCACGGTGAAGACGCAGGCCTGGGAGAAACGCGCCGCCGCCAATCCGAATGTCTTCGAGGAAGCGCGCCGCTGGTATCCGCTGCAGCGGGTCGTCGATCCCCGGGATGTCGCCAATGCCGTCGGCTTCCTGGCCGGTCCGCTCGCCGCCGCCATTACGGGCGTCTGCCTGCCCGTCGATTGCGGCCTCACCGCCGGCCAGGCCGAACTGGCGCGGACCTTCTCGCAATCGGAGCATTATTGAAATTCAGGGCTGCGATCTTCGAGCTGAAACGATAGCATGATCTTCCGGACTGCCCGCCGCGGCTGCGCCTGCCGATTTCCCTGACAATTGATGACCCCATGAGCCGCCTCTTCCCCGACGTTTTCCGCAATCCGGCGATCCGCGCCAGCATGATCGCCATTTTTACTTTCGGAATGGCGGGGGCGATGACGGCGCCCTATCGCTCGATCGTCGGCATCCGCGAACTGGGCCTGAGCGATGGCCTCTATTCCTTCTTGAGCTTCGCCTCGGCGGCGGTGAACGTCGTCGTCAGCGTCCTGCTCGGCAATCTTGCCGACCGGCTCGGCGAATACCGTTCGGCGATGATCGGCGCTTGCATCTTCGGCATCGTCGGTTACGGCATGGTCTATGCCTTTCCGAGCGCGGCCATCTTCGCCATCAGCGGGCTGCTGCCATTGCCGATCTTCGGGGCGCTGAATTCGCTGCTGTTTGCCAATGCGCGCGCGGCGATGCAGGGCATGAACCGGAATGACATGGTGACGGCCAATTCAGGCGTGCGCGCGATGATCTCGCTCTCCTGGGTGCTGATCCCAGGCATTACCGGCCTGGTGCTTTCGGGCGCATCGAGCATGCTGCCGGCCTATCTCTTCGCCGCCGTCTCCTGCCTGCTATGCCAGGCCATCATCCTCTTCGCCTTGCCGAAGCGGGCGGGAACGGAGATGGCCGCGGCTCACCACCTCAGCTATCTCGGGGCGCTCAGGCAGGTGGTTTCGCCGCGGATTTCGGCGCATATCGCAGGGGTGGCGCTGATCACCAGCACGCTGCATCTCAATGACGCGCTTTTGCCGCTGATCGCCACAGGTGCTGCGCATGGCGGGCTGAGCGATGTCGGCATCCTTGTCGGCATCGTCGCGCTTCTGGAGGTCGTCTTCATCATCGTCTGGTCGCGGATTGCGCGGAAGACCGGCCAGATGACGGCGCTTGCCGCCGGCACGATCATCTATGCCCTGTTCCTAAGCCTTCTCGGCTTTGCCTCGCAGCCGTGGCACCTCTATGCGCTGACCTTGCTCGCCGGCATCGGGGCTGCGGCGATCATCAGCATTCCGATCACCTATCTGCAGGATCTCATTGCCGATCGGCCGGGCCTCGGCAGCGCGCTGATCTCGGTCAATATTTTTGCGAGTGCGGGGATCGGCGCACTGGTCTTTGCTGTCGGCACATCGGTCGCGGGTTATTCCGGAACCGCCATTCTGAGCGCCGTCACCGGCCTGTCAGGAATCACGATCCTCGGCCTGCTGCAGCGGCGCCTTGCCGTTGCGCGTGCCGATGCCGAGGTTGAATAGACCTGACAAAGAATGTGGCTTTCATCGCTATCCGTCTTGTGACAAGGGTGAGGCACCATTTCCTTTGAAGGTCACATGAAGGCGATTTCCGGCACGAATCTCGAGCAGGCCAAATCTCACAACCGGCGTGTGGTGATCGAGGCCGTGCGGACGCACGGTCCCTTGTCGCGCGCGGCGATCGCCCGGATGACGGCGCTGACCGCCCAGACCGTGTCGAATATCGTCGAGGAACTGGAGCGCTCGCATCTTCTCGTTCCGGCCGAGGCGCAGAAGCTGGCGCGCGGCCAGCCGATCATCCCCTATTCGATCAATCCCGCCGGCGCCTATTCGATCGGCCTCGAGCTTGGCCGCCAGCGCGCCAGCGGCGTCCTGACGGATCTTTCCGGCGCCGTCTGCGCCCGCATCGAGCGCCATGTCGAACATCCCGATCCGCAGAGGGCGATGCCGGTTCTGCAAGCGCTCGTCGAGGATCTGCAGCAGGCATTCGCCTTCGACCGGCACCGGCTGCTCGGCGTCGGCATGGCCCTGCCCGGCCGGTATGCCGCTGGCGGCATCACTTCGCTCAGCCCGCAGAACCTGCCCGGCTGGCAGGATTTTCCGGTCGGGCATGAGCTGGAGCAGCGGGTCAAGGTGCCGGTGCTGGTCGAAAACGATGCGACATCAGCCGCGATCGGCGAGCGTCTTCACGGCGTCGCCCGCGGTTTGAGCAGTTTCGTCTATCTGTTTCTGGCCGGCGGCGGCGGCATCGGCGCCGGAATGTTCCTCGACGGCCATCTCTATAAGGGCAGCCGCAACAATGCCGGCGAGATCGGCCATATCATCGTCGAGCCGCACGGCAAACTCTGCAGCTGCGGCAAGCGCGGCTGCCTCGACCGCTACGTCTCGCCGACCGTCGCTTACGAATTCATGGGCATCGCCAATGCCGAGGAGCTATCGCCCGACGATCTCGACGCGCGGATCGCCGAGGGCGGCGAAGGCCTGGACGCCTGGCTCGGCCAGGCCGTCCAGCCGCTGCGGCAGACCCTCGACTTCCTCGAACTCGCCTTCGATCCGCAGACCATCGTGCTCGGCGGCAGTATCTCGACCTCGCTGATGGCCCGGCTTGCCGAGCGGCTGGAGCCGCTGCACACCCCGATCGACCCCAATCAAAAGCGGATGGTGCCCCGCGTCATGATCGGCATGACCGGCAAGGATACCGCGATCCTCGGCGCCGCCGCCCTGCCGATCTTTTCCGAAACCAATCCACGCTTCGACGTCCTGCAAAAGCCGGTCGGCTGATCTCACTCGCCCGCCGGCGCCCTCGCCTCTGCTTGCAGCGCGCGGCGGGCTGGAGGCCGCGCAAAGATGACCACGTTGCCGAGAAGCGTCAGCGCCAGGCCGATCAGGCCGAGACCGGTCCAGTGGTAGCCCTCGAAGACCGTCGACAGCGACAGGGCGACGATCGGGAACAGGACGGTGGCATAGGCGGCGCGTGAGGAGCCGATGCGCGACACCAGCATGAGGTAGGTGGTGAAGCCGATCACCGATCCGATTGCTGCGAGATAGAGCAGTGCGGCAAGATACCTGATGTCGGGCGGCGCCACGACCGACGTTTGCGTCACGGCAATCAAGAAGAGGAGGAAAATCGCGCCATAGGTCATGCCCCAGGCATTGGCGGTCAGCGGTGAGATCCCGGCCGCGCTGTTTCGGCGCGACGCCATATTGCCGAGCGAGAAGAACAGTGTGCCGAGCGCCGCGAGCCCGATCCCTTTCAACGTGCCCAGATTGAAATCGACGCCAATTTCCTCTGCGAACAGCAGGAGGAGGCCGGTGGCGCCGAGCGCGGCTGCCAGAAGCGTGCGGCCGGTAATGCGGTCGCCGAAGAACAGGCGCGCATTGACGGCATTGTAGATCGTTGCGAGCGAGAAGATCACAGAAATCAGCCCGGACGGGATATAGCCGGCGGCGTTGTAGAAACAAATGAAATTGAGGCTGAACAGGCAGAGCGCTTGCGCAAGGATGAAAGGCTGATCGCGCAAGGCAGGCAGCTTCAGCCGCCGCATGACAGCCAGGATGGCGACGAGGATCACGGCCGCGAGCGCAAATCTGTAAAAGACCGAGACCAGGACCGGCACGGGACCGACCTGCATCGCAATGGCGATCCAGGTCGTCCCCCATATCAGGACGGTCGCGATGAAGAGAGCGGCATTTGCCATGGAGTGATCCTCGTTTTCTCGATCGATAGGCCAACCGTGAGCCGGGCTCTTGCAGATTCTTGCTACGAAATTTATTGCCCCGGACTTCCTGCTCGCCACGCGGACCGTCCACCGGTATTATTCGCGAGGACGTACAGGTGTGAGGAAGAATAGGTGAAAGATAGCCGCCTCTCGGTTTTCAGCTTTTTGTCCGCATCCCCCTCTGCTCTCATGTCGCAGTCGATCGATTTGGGGTTCGGGCGATCGGCGGCCCTCTGGAGCAATGGCAGCGACAGGATGAGCTATGAGCGGCCGGACGGACATACGTTCAGCCTCTATCTCACCGGCGGCGCCGGAACGCGCCGTCTGGATGGCGGCTCCGCGGCGCGGGGCCGGCCCGGAGCCCTGTGCATCATGCCGCAGGGGCACTCGTCCGAATGGGAAATCACCGACCCTTTCGAATTCGTCCATCTCTACGTTCCGGACGATCAGATGCGCCGGATGTTTGCCGAGACGTTTGACCGCGATTCCAGGCTTATGGTCCTTCCCGAAGCGACCTTCGCGGATGCACCCGCCCTGGCGCGTACGCTTCGGCAGATGACGCAAGCGATGTCGGCGGGCGACCATCTGTTGGCTGAAGAAGCGATGACGCAGACGATCAAGGATTTCTTCGTTGATCCGCGTTACGCAGGGATGCGTTCCCGCGCCATCAGCGGCGGGCTCGCTCCTCATATCAGGCGCCGGATCGTGGACTATATCGAGGCCCATCTCGACGAGACGATCCGCTTGCAGGATCTGGCAGCCATCGGGCAGCTCAGCGCCTTTCATTTTCAGCGGATGTTCCGGGCAAGCTATGGTGTGTCCCCGCATGGCTGGGTGGCCCACCGGCGTGTCGAGCGCGCCAAGTCGATGCTATCAGGCACGGATCCCATCGCGCAGATCGCTTCGGCCTGCGGCTTCAGCAGCCAGAGCCACATGACCCGGGCATTCAAGCTGGGCACCGGCGTCACGCCCTCTGCCTACCGGCAGCGACCGTGACGCGCCTCTACCTCACTTCACCGCGATGACGACCTTGCCTTTCGCGCGTCCCGTTTCCACATAGGCCAGCGCCTCGTTGGTCTTCTCGAATTGGAAGGTCCGGTCGATGACGGGGCGGATGGCGCCTGCCTCGATCAGCGCGGTGATCTTGCCGAGCTGCGCGCCGTTCGCCGTCATGAAGAGGAAGGAATAGCCGATCCCCCGGCGTTTCGATTTCCGCCGGATGCCGAAGCTCAAGAAGCGCATGACCTGCTGCAGCGGCCAGCCGAGGCCGTTTTCCCTGGCGAAATCGGGATCGGGCGGACCCGATATCGAGATCAGCTTGCCGCCGGGCTTGAGGACGGCGAGCGATTTCTCCAGCGTGTCCTTGCCGAGGCTGTTCAGCACGACGTCATAGCCCTTCAGCAGCTTTTCGAAATCGTCCTTCTTGTAATCGACCACCACGTCGGCGCCGAGGCCTTTCACCAGATCGACGTTTGCCGTGCTCACCGTCGTCGCCACATGGGCGCCGAGATGTTTGGCAAGCTGGATCGCGATGGTGCCGACGCCGCCGGAGCCCGCATGGATCAGCACCCTCTGCCCCTTCTGCAGCTTGGCGCGCTCGATCAGCGCCTGCCATGCGGTCAGTGCCGCAAGCGGAATGGATGCGGCCTCTTCCATGCCGAGATTGGCGGGCTTCAGCGCGAGATCGGCAGCGTCGATGGCAATATACTCCGCGAACGTGCCGATGCGATCCTGGCAGGGCCGTGCATAGACCTGGTCGCCGGGCTTGAAATGGCCGACATTGGCGCCCACCCGCACCACGACGCCGGCGACATCATTGCCGAGCACCAACGGAAGCCGGTACGGCACGATCAGCTTGAACTCTCCGTCCCGGATCTTGGCATCCAGCGGGTTGACGCTGGCGGCATGGATCTCGACCATGACGTCATTCTCGCGCAGCTGCGGTTCAGGGCTCTGGCCGAGCCTGAGGGCGCCGCCTTTCTTGTAGCGATCGATCAGGAATGTTTTCATGGCACGAACTTTCGTTTCTGTGAGGAGCCGGCGGCGCGGCAATGCAGGTTCAATCGGGAAGCCGGTTGAAACCAGGCAATGCCGGGTTCTCTCCTGCTCGTCGACGCGCCTTCGTTTTGACGTGGAACATCCATGCGCAACCTGTTACTATCAAATCGATAGCTAGTCACTACTAAAAAGATATCGACATGAGGAATCTTTCGGAACAGCCGTGCCTGATCGCCCGCAGCCTGGCGCTTGTCGGCGATGCGTGGAGCATGCTGATCATGCGCGACGCCCATGCGGGGCTGACCCGCTTCGATGATTTTCGAAAAAGCCTCGGCATCGCCCCGACCATGCTGACGGGGCGGCTGTCATCGCTGACCGAGGAAGGGCTGCTGCAAAAACGCCGCTATTCCGAGCGTCCGCCGCGCGACGAATATGTGCTGACGGAAGCCGGCCGCGACTTTCTGCCGGTGCTGTTTGCGATCGGCGCCTGGGGCCGCAAACACCGCGGCGGCGGTGACGTCACCCGCTTCTTCGACGCCGAGACCGGAACCGAGATCGATCCGGTCACCATCGACCGGGCGACTGGCGCTCCTGTTGGAACCCGTCCTATCCGTGTCGCCGCACCCGGCTGTAAGCCGCCTGCGGCGGATGACGATGGTGCCGGCAACTCCCCTTGACGCAATGCCGGCATCCTTGCCACCACCGCCTCCCGCGATGGCAAGGATAGTCCGCAAATCAAAGCTCGGCCCGAGCGCTACGACTGTTGCAGCCCGTAAAGCAGCGGCATCAGCCCTGCGAGCGCCTTGAAGCGTTCCCATGACTTGGAGGAGGGTTTCGTCCAGCCGGTTTCGGCAAGTCCGGAGATACGCGGGAAAACGAGGCGGTCGAAAACGGCGCGGTCCGTCATCGGTTCCGACCAGATGCAGGCCTGGATGCCGAGCAGTTTCTGTTTCTGCGCTGCCGTCCAGCCTTTGAGCGGATCGAAATTATAGAGTTTTTCGGCGTCCGACGTTCCCGCCCAGCTGGCGCCGGGCTCGTCCCAGTCCGGCCGCAGCGCCATGTCGAGGTAATAGACCTGCCCGGGGCAGACGACCATGTCGTACCCGCGTTCGGCAAGTTCGGCCGAGACCTCGACATTGCGCCAGCTGCAGAGATAGCTCTTCGCTTTGTCGATGACATCGCCGTGGGCCGCCTCTTCCCAGCCGCCGGTGATGCAGCCCTTGCCCGCCAGGAAACGCTGCACCCGTTCCAGGAACTCCGCCTGCAGGATGGCCGCGCCTGAGCCATGGATATCATCGGCGCCATGCGTATTGGTGACGACGTTCAGCCGCTTGGCATGCGCATCGGCAACCGCGTCGCCGGCCACACTGCGAAGGCGGGCGAGCGCTGCGGGCGAGCCGGACCACGCCCCGAGCGGCACCTCGTCGGCGCCGAGATGGATCACCTTGAACGGAAAGAGCTCGATGAGTTCCGAAAGGATGGTCTCGACGATCTCGTAGGTCTTCTCAAGGGCGGGATTGATGCAATTGTCGGGAAAGCCCTGAACCGAATAATAGCTGCCGACTTCGGCCGGATCGCGCAGTTCGGGTATCGCCTGCTGCATGGCGTAGCAATGGCCGGGCATGTCGATCTCCGGCACGATCTCGACGCCGAAGCTCTTTGCCTCAGCGACGATCTCGCGGATGACTGATTTGGGATAATAACCGCCTGTGCGGGCCGGGCTGGAGCCCAGCAGCGGCGGAACGGCAAGGCCGTGGCCGCGCCAGGCGCCGATTTCGGTCAGCGCGGGATAAGCGTCGATCTCGACGCGCCAGGCCTCGTCGTCGGAAAGGTGCCAGTGGAAGCGGTTGAGCTTGTTCCAGGCAAGCACCGCGATCAGCTTCTTGACCTCGGCCGCGCCGTAAAACTGGCGGGCGACATCGAGATGCAGGCCGCGCCAGCCCATCGCCGGCTCGTCGACGATCTCGCCGGCTGCAGGAAACTGGAAGACCCCGGGATGCAGCCTGGCGCCGCGCCAGATCTGGCCGAGCGTCACCAGGCCGTAGAGAAAGCCGGTCCGGCTGCTTGCCTCGACGGTCAAGGTTTCCTCGTCGAAGCTCAGCCGATAGGCTTCGGGGCCGAAGCCGGCGGCATCCTTCAGGGTGACGGCCACGGCACCTTCCGCCTCGGTGCGCACGATGCCTTCGACGGCGAAGAGATGTTCCACCAGCGCCGCGAAGCTCTGCGCCGCCGCCTCCCCTTCGCCGC encodes:
- a CDS encoding AraC family transcriptional regulator, translated to MSYERPDGHTFSLYLTGGAGTRRLDGGSAARGRPGALCIMPQGHSSEWEITDPFEFVHLYVPDDQMRRMFAETFDRDSRLMVLPEATFADAPALARTLRQMTQAMSAGDHLLAEEAMTQTIKDFFVDPRYAGMRSRAISGGLAPHIRRRIVDYIEAHLDETIRLQDLAAIGQLSAFHFQRMFRASYGVSPHGWVAHRRVERAKSMLSGTDPIAQIASACGFSSQSHMTRAFKLGTGVTPSAYRQRP
- a CDS encoding DMT family transporter, which codes for MANAALFIATVLIWGTTWIAIAMQVGPVPVLVSVFYRFALAAVILVAILAVMRRLKLPALRDQPFILAQALCLFSLNFICFYNAAGYIPSGLISVIFSLATIYNAVNARLFFGDRITGRTLLAAALGATGLLLLFAEEIGVDFNLGTLKGIGLAALGTLFFSLGNMASRRNSAAGISPLTANAWGMTYGAIFLLFLIAVTQTSVVAPPDIRYLAALLYLAAIGSVIGFTTYLMLVSRIGSSRAAYATVLFPIVALSLSTVFEGYHWTGLGLIGLALTLLGNVVIFARPPARRALQAEARAPAGE
- a CDS encoding M81 family metallopeptidase is translated as MRIFTAALATETNTFSPICVDRRAFEASLYAPPGQHPETPTLCTAPITVGRRVAREKGWQLIEGTATWADPAGLVNRATYEELRDEILGQLRAAMPVDAVVMGLHGAMVAAGYEDTEGDLLQRMREIVGPDVLICAELDPHSHLTAKRVAALDFAVYFKEFPHTDFVDRAEDLWRIAVDTLEGRVKPAISVFDCRMIDVFPTSREPMRSFVDKIMRIEKDDPDILSISVIHGFMVGDVPEMGTKLLVVTDNKPEKGAALARDLGLELFSKRGTFMVPQIDEREAVSRAVAATAWPVVIADVWDNPGGGTAGDATVILAELMARGVSSAAIGTIWDPMAVQICFAAGEGAEIPLRFGAKSAPGTGNPIDGTVKIVRLVKNAEMQFGESLAPFGDAAHIVLDGIDIILNSTRAQSFDPSLFSVMGIDPAKQKILVIKSTNHFFASFSRIAAEILYCSAGTPYPNNPATTPYRRAPKTIWPIVADPHGRERGAA
- a CDS encoding NADP-dependent oxidoreductase, producing MKTFLIDRYKKGGALRLGQSPEPQLRENDVMVEIHAASVNPLDAKIRDGEFKLIVPYRLPLVLGNDVAGVVVRVGANVGHFKPGDQVYARPCQDRIGTFAEYIAIDAADLALKPANLGMEEAASIPLAALTAWQALIERAKLQKGQRVLIHAGSGGVGTIAIQLAKHLGAHVATTVSTANVDLVKGLGADVVVDYKKDDFEKLLKGYDVVLNSLGKDTLEKSLAVLKPGGKLISISGPPDPDFARENGLGWPLQQVMRFLSFGIRRKSKRRGIGYSFLFMTANGAQLGKITALIEAGAIRPVIDRTFQFEKTNEALAYVETGRAKGKVVIAVK
- a CDS encoding MurR/RpiR family transcriptional regulator; this translates as MDIFSTLQEDKGRLSPSESRIAEIIVNDFEFAVNASIIELAERAEVSPPTVTRFCRRLGCESFSDFKVQLARTAHIGVRYLKPESKSTDPADVAQDIITKAQNALFLLHRSLDLAAIEAAVSHIAKADMIYAFGSGGNSSMIADELQNRLFRLGLRITASSDHSMQLMMAAAARPGDVLIGSSFSGRNLELVRAFELARGAKVKTIALTQTESPVAKAAEIVVPIDLPEGNNIYRPTSTRIAYIATVDILSSLVAYAVQPKATTTLRRIKQQLVIHRDGDDRQLLGD
- a CDS encoding helix-turn-helix domain-containing protein → MRNLSEQPCLIARSLALVGDAWSMLIMRDAHAGLTRFDDFRKSLGIAPTMLTGRLSSLTEEGLLQKRRYSERPPRDEYVLTEAGRDFLPVLFAIGAWGRKHRGGGDVTRFFDAETGTEIDPVTIDRATGAPVGTRPIRVAAPGCKPPAADDDGAGNSP
- a CDS encoding RidA family protein; its protein translation is MPIKRYGTVQTGAGGKALPFARAVEADGWLYVSGQVAMEDGEIIDGNIIAQTHKTIANVLAILDEAGYGVEDVVRVGVWLDDPRDFWTFNKIYQEYFGEHPPARACVQSSMMVDCKVEIDCVAYKKKDA
- a CDS encoding MFS transporter, translated to MSRLFPDVFRNPAIRASMIAIFTFGMAGAMTAPYRSIVGIRELGLSDGLYSFLSFASAAVNVVVSVLLGNLADRLGEYRSAMIGACIFGIVGYGMVYAFPSAAIFAISGLLPLPIFGALNSLLFANARAAMQGMNRNDMVTANSGVRAMISLSWVLIPGITGLVLSGASSMLPAYLFAAVSCLLCQAIILFALPKRAGTEMAAAHHLSYLGALRQVVSPRISAHIAGVALITSTLHLNDALLPLIATGAAHGGLSDVGILVGIVALLEVVFIIVWSRIARKTGQMTALAAGTIIYALFLSLLGFASQPWHLYALTLLAGIGAAAIISIPITYLQDLIADRPGLGSALISVNIFASAGIGALVFAVGTSVAGYSGTAILSAVTGLSGITILGLLQRRLAVARADAEVE
- a CDS encoding ROK family transcriptional regulator, whose product is MKAISGTNLEQAKSHNRRVVIEAVRTHGPLSRAAIARMTALTAQTVSNIVEELERSHLLVPAEAQKLARGQPIIPYSINPAGAYSIGLELGRQRASGVLTDLSGAVCARIERHVEHPDPQRAMPVLQALVEDLQQAFAFDRHRLLGVGMALPGRYAAGGITSLSPQNLPGWQDFPVGHELEQRVKVPVLVENDATSAAIGERLHGVARGLSSFVYLFLAGGGGIGAGMFLDGHLYKGSRNNAGEIGHIIVEPHGKLCSCGKRGCLDRYVSPTVAYEFMGIANAEELSPDDLDARIAEGGEGLDAWLGQAVQPLRQTLDFLELAFDPQTIVLGGSISTSLMARLAERLEPLHTPIDPNQKRMVPRVMIGMTGKDTAILGAAALPIFSETNPRFDVLQKPVG
- a CDS encoding SDR family oxidoreductase, whose amino-acid sequence is MTQSIAIVTGAAGDIGAAIAARLADDHDVVLLADIDAAAAAAVASKLGPADRFVAAGCDVTSEASIAELVSRAAEAGVVRTLVNNAGAARATSLHETTPEIWRADNALNLEAAFLCFRAFEPMLKASKGSVVNIASVNGMNVFGHPAYSAAKAGLLHFTRLVAVEYGKFGIRSNAVAPGTVKTQAWEKRAAANPNVFEEARRWYPLQRVVDPRDVANAVGFLAGPLAAAITGVCLPVDCGLTAGQAELARTFSQSEHY